The following are encoded together in the Arcticibacterium luteifluviistationis genome:
- a CDS encoding helix-turn-helix domain-containing protein, translating to MALIEERVNIPEEFNGVFSHFYMAHNKTDESIARTLMPSFQMLMIFSFGGSIKLNTSGANVIEITDCMVLGPLKKSIEYTLSPKAEMFVVNFVDDAFYLFFGPLMFLEGNPVDPEKLVDDNCFENLHGLLKNRNSKERTEVILSFCQPYLKENDNVFKEYKSEEIENPIKAVAQKTNKSERAIQTRYKQYYGFTSKEKIRFERFSKAIEIIQTGAFESWFDVILTCGFYDQSQLIHDFKHFIKLTPSQYLKFQQDICQVD from the coding sequence ATGGCTTTAATAGAAGAAAGAGTAAATATTCCTGAAGAGTTTAATGGCGTGTTTTCTCATTTCTATATGGCCCATAATAAAACTGATGAGAGCATTGCACGCACATTGATGCCTAGTTTTCAAATGCTCATGATTTTTAGTTTTGGTGGAAGTATTAAGCTAAACACTTCAGGTGCTAATGTGATAGAGATAACCGACTGCATGGTGTTAGGTCCTCTTAAGAAATCTATAGAATATACGCTTTCACCAAAGGCGGAAATGTTTGTGGTCAATTTTGTGGATGATGCTTTTTACCTATTTTTTGGTCCCTTAATGTTTTTGGAGGGTAATCCTGTTGACCCGGAGAAGTTGGTTGATGATAATTGCTTTGAAAACCTTCATGGTTTATTGAAAAATAGGAATTCAAAAGAAAGAACCGAGGTGATTTTGTCTTTCTGTCAACCTTATTTGAAAGAAAATGACAATGTTTTTAAAGAATATAAGTCTGAGGAAATTGAGAACCCTATAAAAGCTGTCGCTCAAAAAACGAATAAGTCGGAAAGAGCAATTCAAACGAGATACAAACAGTATTACGGTTTTACTTCTAAGGAGAAAATTAGGTTTGAACGCTTCAGCAAAGCCATTGAAATAATTCAAACTGGAGCTTTTGAATCTTGGTTTGATGTGATACTCACATGTGGATTTTATGACCAAAGCCAATTAATCCATGATTTTAAGCACTTCATCAAATTGACACCTAGTCAATATTTGAAATTTCAACAAGATATCTGTCAGGTAGACTAA
- a CDS encoding YdeI/OmpD-associated family protein encodes MTHKKDDTFYPKSQTEWRAWLEENHVSQPSVWLIFYKKSSPKPSILWSDAVDEALCFGWIDSKKQTIDKDSYRQFFSRRKPNSTWSKINKEKVKTFIANGQMTPAGLKSIAIAKENGSWSILDSVEALIVPDNLEHEFSKHAGAKEYYQSLNKSHKKQVLYWIVAAKREETRMKRISEIAHLAGQNKRPKHII; translated from the coding sequence ATGACTCACAAAAAAGACGACACATTTTACCCTAAAAGCCAAACAGAATGGAGAGCCTGGTTAGAAGAGAACCATGTATCTCAGCCATCTGTTTGGCTTATTTTCTATAAAAAGAGCTCACCAAAGCCATCTATTTTATGGAGTGACGCTGTAGATGAAGCCCTTTGTTTTGGCTGGATTGACAGTAAAAAACAAACCATTGATAAAGACTCTTATAGGCAGTTTTTCAGTCGCCGAAAACCAAATAGTACTTGGTCAAAAATCAATAAAGAAAAAGTCAAAACCTTTATAGCCAATGGTCAAATGACACCCGCAGGCTTAAAAAGCATTGCTATTGCCAAGGAAAACGGTTCTTGGTCAATCTTAGATTCTGTAGAAGCCCTAATAGTCCCAGATAATTTAGAACACGAATTCAGTAAACATGCTGGGGCAAAGGAATACTACCAAAGCTTAAATAAATCTCATAAGAAACAGGTTTTATACTGGATAGTGGCAGCCAAACGGGAAGAAACTAGAATGAAAAGAATCTCGGAAATAGCCCACCTTGCAGGTCAAAACAAAAGACCTAAGCATATTATCTAA
- a CDS encoding helix-turn-helix domain-containing protein: MVGVIPRKELLSTQKEVMRIEEEDGRRIMYREICVEELLENSYVGDCIRFNTVEVSKKDNAAHISGVDFTTNKLPFKPNTAISISSDEPLIKIHFSLEGTYSYQPLTHIKYLVQIPENHCNMFYYPATEGRELYNEENTKAFELYIKPSVLKELLGTGYKRSLEKLDEAIKNSNTYLHWDKSTFIPPHIRNRILEVLQCPYKGEVRKRYIESSLTILFIEFLLGRESIAVTKDRAKLPNADYLALVKVETYIRKNLQKQLRIIDLAELAGFNATKLKRDFKKVYGLTIFKHITSLRMERAIKLITEEGVPIAQASYEVGFSHPQHFTTAFKRTMGYLPSQLKPTEL; this comes from the coding sequence ATGGTAGGTGTAATACCGCGAAAGGAACTTTTAAGTACGCAAAAGGAAGTAATGAGGATAGAAGAAGAAGATGGTAGACGCATAATGTATCGTGAGATATGCGTAGAGGAGCTTTTGGAAAATTCGTACGTAGGAGACTGCATAAGGTTTAACACTGTAGAAGTGTCAAAAAAAGACAATGCGGCACATATAAGCGGAGTAGACTTTACCACAAACAAATTACCTTTTAAGCCAAATACAGCTATAAGTATATCCAGTGATGAGCCTTTGATTAAGATTCATTTCTCTTTAGAAGGTACCTACAGCTATCAGCCATTGACACATATTAAGTATTTGGTTCAAATTCCAGAGAACCATTGTAACATGTTCTATTACCCAGCCACGGAGGGTAGAGAGCTTTATAATGAAGAAAATACAAAAGCTTTTGAGCTATATATAAAGCCGTCTGTTTTAAAGGAGCTTTTAGGGACGGGATATAAACGTTCGTTGGAGAAATTAGATGAGGCGATTAAGAATTCCAATACATATTTGCACTGGGATAAAAGTACATTTATACCACCTCACATACGAAATAGAATTCTGGAGGTTCTTCAATGTCCGTATAAAGGGGAGGTCAGAAAGAGATATATTGAAAGTAGCTTAACCATACTCTTTATTGAGTTCTTATTAGGCAGGGAATCAATAGCTGTAACAAAGGACAGGGCAAAGCTGCCAAATGCCGATTATTTGGCTTTGGTAAAAGTGGAGACCTATATTAGGAAAAATCTTCAGAAGCAGCTTAGAATAATAGACTTGGCAGAGTTAGCAGGATTCAACGCCACCAAGTTGAAAAGAGATTTTAAGAAGGTATATGGTCTAACTATTTTTAAGCACATCACGTCTTTAAGAATGGAACGTGCTATTAAATTAATAACAGAAGAAGGTGTGCCAATAGCTCAAGCCTCCTACGAAGTAGGCTTTTCTCATCCTCAACATTTCACCACTGCCTTCAAAAGAACCATGGGCTATTTGCCAAGCCAATTAAAACCTACAGAGCTTTAA
- the purL gene encoding phosphoribosylformylglycinamidine synthase: MIHFFGGQANTVFAVQTESTISDEDIKKLIWLFQSQIDHKHTKTNDSKAILTASFVGPRAAMITPWSTNAVEITQNMGISGLIRIEEFKEVEGDEVSFDPMLSQKYNSLTQDIYTINIKPEPIIEIEDINAYNLSEGLSLNEEEVNYLVELSKKLERKLTDSEVFGFSQVNSEHCRHKIFNGTFIIDGEEKPTSLFKLIKKTSQENPNDIVSAYKDNVAFVKGPTVTQFAPKSADKPDFYQEKDFDSVISLKAETHNFPTTVEPFNGAATGAGGEIRDRLAGGQGSLPLAGTAVYMTSYSRLEENRPWENAMDERPWLYQTPMDILIKASNGASDFGNKFGQPLISGSLLTFEHIENSRKLGFDKVIMMAGGIGYGKASQAIKAVPEKGDKVVILGGENYRIGMGGAAVSSADTGEMASGIELNAVQRSNPEMQKRAANAIRGLVESEHNPIVSIHDHGAGGHLNCLSELVEETGGVIDLDRLPVGDPTLSAKEIIGNESQERMGLVIGEKDIDTLKKIADRERSPMYTVGEVTGEHRFTFVSKTTGAKPMDFAISDMFGSSPKTIMDDKTVVRNYADLSYSKEKIGEYLNKLLQLEAVASKDWLTNKVDRCVGGKVAKQQCAGPLQLPLNNVGVMALDFKGKEGIATSIGHSPVSALVNPDAGSRNSIGEALSNIVWAPLPEGLKSVALSANWMWACKNEGEDANLYKAVEACSEFAIALGINIPTGKDSLSMKQKYPNDEVIAPGTVIISAGSACSDIKKVVEPVLKRDGGNIYYLNLSKDSFKLGGSSFAQILNKIGKEVPSVTDAAYFKTAFNTLQDLIKEGKITAGHDIGSGGLITTLLEMCFANVNLAADYDLTGLGEADFVKTLFNENIAVVFQAESEVEAVFKTNGIDIIKIGKPKEGNEVLIKSNDDQISLNVSDLRDTWFKTSFLLDQKQAFNGTAAERYKNYKNQALNYTFPSNFDGSAPIIDIKAVRPKAAIIREKGSNSEREMANAMFLAGFDVKDVHMTDLISGRETLEDIQFIGAVGGFSNSDVLGSAKGWAGAFLYNEKANTALKNFFKREDTLSVGICNGCQLLMELEMINPDHEIHGKLIHNDSHKHESIFTSVTVQKNNSVMLSTLEGTTLGVWVSHGEGKFNLPYGEEKYNIVGKYGYESYPANPNGSDFNTAMMCDSTGRHLVMMPHIERSTFPWNWAHYPANRQGDKVSPWLEGFVNARKWVEAKNK; the protein is encoded by the coding sequence ATGATTCATTTTTTTGGCGGTCAAGCCAATACCGTTTTTGCTGTTCAAACAGAAAGCACTATTTCAGACGAAGACATCAAAAAATTGATTTGGCTTTTTCAAAGTCAAATAGACCATAAACACACCAAAACGAATGATAGCAAGGCTATTCTAACAGCCTCTTTTGTTGGCCCTCGTGCTGCTATGATTACGCCATGGAGTACTAATGCCGTAGAAATCACTCAAAACATGGGCATTTCTGGGCTCATTAGAATTGAAGAATTTAAGGAAGTAGAAGGTGATGAGGTGAGTTTTGACCCTATGCTTTCGCAAAAATATAACAGCCTTACACAAGATATTTACACCATAAATATCAAACCTGAGCCAATAATAGAGATTGAAGATATTAATGCTTACAATCTTTCAGAAGGCTTGTCTCTTAATGAAGAAGAGGTTAATTATCTGGTAGAACTTTCTAAAAAACTAGAAAGAAAGCTTACAGATTCAGAAGTGTTTGGTTTCTCTCAAGTAAATTCTGAACACTGTCGTCATAAAATTTTCAACGGTACTTTCATTATTGACGGTGAAGAAAAACCAACTTCTCTTTTTAAACTGATTAAGAAAACGTCGCAGGAAAACCCTAACGACATAGTTTCTGCATACAAAGACAATGTAGCTTTTGTAAAAGGGCCTACTGTAACACAGTTTGCCCCTAAGTCTGCTGACAAGCCTGATTTTTACCAAGAAAAAGATTTTGACTCCGTAATATCTTTAAAAGCAGAAACACATAATTTCCCAACCACGGTAGAGCCTTTCAATGGTGCAGCTACGGGTGCAGGTGGAGAAATAAGAGATAGATTGGCAGGTGGACAAGGTTCTTTGCCATTGGCAGGAACGGCCGTTTACATGACTTCTTACTCTAGATTAGAAGAAAACAGACCATGGGAAAATGCTATGGACGAAAGACCATGGCTTTATCAAACGCCTATGGATATTTTGATAAAAGCGTCAAATGGAGCATCTGATTTTGGAAACAAATTTGGTCAACCATTGATTTCTGGCTCACTTCTTACTTTCGAGCACATTGAGAATTCTCGTAAGCTAGGTTTTGACAAAGTCATCATGATGGCCGGTGGAATAGGCTACGGAAAAGCATCTCAAGCTATAAAAGCTGTTCCTGAGAAAGGAGACAAAGTTGTAATTCTTGGTGGAGAAAACTATAGAATTGGAATGGGTGGTGCTGCTGTATCTTCTGCAGACACTGGAGAAATGGCTTCTGGAATTGAGCTTAATGCTGTACAGCGTTCTAACCCTGAAATGCAAAAAAGAGCAGCCAATGCCATAAGAGGTTTGGTTGAAAGTGAGCATAACCCAATAGTTTCTATTCATGACCACGGTGCAGGAGGCCACTTAAACTGCCTATCTGAATTAGTAGAAGAAACTGGAGGTGTGATAGACTTAGATAGACTGCCAGTAGGCGACCCTACCCTGTCTGCAAAAGAGATTATCGGAAACGAATCTCAAGAGCGAATGGGCTTGGTAATAGGCGAAAAAGATATTGACACCCTTAAGAAAATAGCCGACAGGGAACGCTCTCCAATGTACACCGTAGGTGAGGTAACAGGTGAACATCGTTTTACATTCGTTTCTAAAACTACGGGTGCAAAACCAATGGATTTTGCCATAAGTGATATGTTTGGCAGTTCGCCAAAAACTATCATGGATGATAAAACGGTAGTGAGAAACTATGCTGATTTATCATACTCTAAAGAAAAAATTGGTGAGTATTTAAACAAACTACTTCAGCTAGAAGCTGTAGCGTCAAAAGACTGGCTAACCAACAAAGTAGACAGATGTGTGGGCGGTAAAGTGGCCAAACAACAATGTGCTGGACCGCTACAATTACCTTTAAATAATGTGGGCGTAATGGCTCTTGACTTTAAAGGAAAAGAAGGTATCGCCACTTCTATAGGTCACTCTCCTGTTTCAGCACTGGTTAATCCAGATGCTGGATCTAGAAACTCAATTGGCGAAGCATTGTCAAATATCGTTTGGGCTCCATTGCCTGAAGGACTAAAATCAGTGGCTCTTTCTGCTAACTGGATGTGGGCTTGTAAAAACGAAGGAGAAGACGCTAACCTTTACAAAGCAGTAGAAGCTTGTTCAGAGTTTGCAATTGCCTTAGGCATTAATATCCCTACAGGAAAAGATTCGCTTTCCATGAAGCAGAAATATCCTAATGATGAAGTTATAGCTCCTGGTACCGTAATTATCTCTGCAGGTTCAGCCTGTTCAGATATTAAAAAAGTAGTAGAGCCTGTACTTAAAAGAGACGGAGGAAACATCTATTACTTAAACTTATCAAAAGACAGCTTCAAATTAGGAGGAAGTTCTTTTGCTCAAATTCTTAATAAAATAGGTAAAGAAGTACCGAGCGTTACAGATGCTGCGTACTTCAAAACAGCCTTCAATACCCTTCAAGACCTCATAAAAGAAGGAAAAATCACAGCAGGTCATGATATAGGAAGTGGTGGACTAATTACTACTTTACTTGAAATGTGTTTTGCAAATGTAAATCTAGCAGCTGATTATGACCTAACAGGTTTAGGCGAAGCCGATTTTGTAAAAACCTTGTTCAATGAAAACATTGCGGTTGTTTTCCAAGCAGAAAGCGAAGTTGAAGCTGTTTTTAAAACAAACGGAATTGACATAATCAAAATAGGAAAACCAAAAGAAGGAAACGAAGTCCTTATCAAAAGTAATGACGACCAAATTAGCCTTAACGTTTCCGACCTTAGAGACACTTGGTTTAAAACTTCTTTCCTTTTAGACCAAAAGCAAGCATTTAACGGAACTGCTGCAGAAAGATATAAGAACTATAAAAACCAAGCACTTAACTATACATTTCCTTCAAACTTTGATGGTTCTGCTCCTATTATTGACATTAAAGCTGTACGACCTAAAGCAGCCATTATTAGAGAAAAAGGTAGCAACTCTGAAAGAGAAATGGCAAATGCCATGTTCTTGGCTGGTTTTGATGTGAAAGATGTTCACATGACCGACCTTATTTCTGGACGTGAAACCTTAGAAGACATTCAGTTTATAGGAGCCGTTGGTGGTTTTTCTAATTCTGATGTTTTAGGCTCTGCCAAAGGTTGGGCAGGAGCATTTTTATACAATGAAAAAGCTAATACCGCCCTTAAAAACTTCTTCAAAAGAGAAGACACACTTTCAGTAGGAATTTGTAATGGTTGCCAGCTTTTAATGGAATTAGAAATGATAAACCCAGACCATGAAATTCATGGTAAGTTGATTCATAATGATTCTCATAAGCATGAGAGCATATTTACATCGGTTACTGTTCAAAAGAACAACTCTGTTATGCTTTCTACTTTAGAAGGTACCACACTTGGTGTTTGGGTTTCTCATGGAGAAGGTAAATTCAATTTACCTTACGGTGAAGAAAAATATAATATTGTAGGAAAATACGGTTATGAAAGCTACCCTGCTAACCCTAATGGCTCTGACTTTAACACAGCCATGATGTGCGACAGCACAGGAAGGCATTTAGTAATGATGCCGCATATTGAGCGTTCTACATTCCCTTGGAACTGGGCACACTATCCAGCAAACCGTCAAGGAGATAAAGTTTCGCCTTGGCTAGAAGGTTTTGTGAATGCTAGAAAATGGGTGGAAGCAAAAAATAAATAA
- a CDS encoding transposase → MALTFEHHYKTITTYFVNRSTNASAKSFNTKTKALRSRFRGVRSVEFISQVLFLPPFISQTHDIPERSLFNLLFMHKKTQHLRIEV, encoded by the coding sequence ATTGCTCTAACATTTGAGCATCATTACAAAACCATCACGACCTATTTTGTCAACAGAAGTACTAATGCTTCAGCTAAATCTTTCAATACCAAAACAAAAGCTTTAAGAAGTAGATTTAGAGGAGTAAGAAGTGTTGAATTCATCTCCCAGGTTTTGTTCTTGCCCCCCTTTATATCCCAGACCCACGATATACCTGAGCGATCCCTTTTTAATTTGTTATTCATGCATAAAAAAACCCAACACTTACGTATTGAGGTTTAA
- a CDS encoding helix-turn-helix transcriptional regulator, whose translation MEQNDTKRISRLTAILTQLQSKRILTAPELASKFGLSVRTIYRDIRALERAGVPIITEDGKGYSLMDGYKIPPVMFTESEANALILAEQLVLKNKDASLVKEYAEAINKIKAVLRNEVKDKANLLSDRTRNSLNLNTERTSSSLTTLQFALTNYFLVSINYTNESGEVSERLIEPFAILSTENWLLIAYCRKREAFRFFRLDRITHLEMQLEHFSPHKMTLQEYFDKYH comes from the coding sequence ATGGAACAGAATGACACCAAAAGAATATCCAGACTTACCGCAATTTTAACCCAATTACAGTCAAAACGAATATTGACAGCTCCAGAACTAGCTAGCAAATTTGGGCTTAGTGTCAGAACCATTTACAGAGATATTAGGGCTTTAGAAAGGGCTGGTGTCCCGATTATCACCGAAGACGGCAAAGGCTATTCTTTAATGGATGGCTATAAAATCCCCCCAGTGATGTTCACTGAAAGCGAAGCCAATGCTCTTATTCTTGCCGAACAATTGGTACTAAAAAACAAAGACGCTTCTCTAGTCAAAGAATACGCAGAAGCCATCAATAAAATTAAGGCCGTTCTCAGAAACGAGGTAAAAGACAAGGCCAATTTACTTTCAGATAGAACCCGAAATTCCCTCAATCTAAATACCGAAAGAACTAGCAGCAGCCTCACCACATTGCAATTTGCATTGACCAACTATTTTTTGGTAAGCATTAATTACACCAACGAATCAGGTGAAGTATCAGAACGACTTATTGAGCCATTTGCTATTTTGAGTACTGAAAATTGGCTTTTAATAGCCTATTGCAGAAAAAGAGAAGCATTTCGTTTTTTCAGACTTGATAGAATTACACATTTAGAGATGCAGCTAGAACATTTCAGCCCTCATAAAATGACCTTGCAAGAATATTTTGATAAATATCACTAA
- a CDS encoding DUF1761 domain-containing protein, producing MFSNLSEINWLAVLVAFVPYFMLGGLWFTALFKKPYAISLGKENSLPEKPAPIFIMGPALCVLVITIATAILISALQISDSSSAIRLALLVGLGYLVANTMNIAINPNIPKPILYGVISGAYHLVGIIVTCLILVAMQ from the coding sequence ATGTTTAGTAATTTATCTGAAATCAACTGGCTAGCTGTGTTGGTAGCATTTGTTCCTTATTTTATGTTAGGTGGCCTATGGTTTACCGCTTTATTTAAAAAGCCCTACGCCATTTCACTGGGCAAAGAAAATAGTTTGCCCGAAAAACCCGCTCCCATTTTCATCATGGGCCCTGCCCTATGTGTTTTGGTCATTACCATTGCCACAGCCATTTTGATATCTGCATTACAAATCTCGGATTCAAGCTCAGCCATTCGTCTAGCTTTGTTGGTAGGCTTGGGTTATTTAGTAGCAAACACCATGAACATTGCTATCAACCCAAATATTCCAAAGCCCATTTTATATGGAGTCATTAGCGGAGCCTATCATCTCGTAGGAATTATTGTAACTTGCCTAATATTGGTTGCAATGCAATAA
- a CDS encoding glycoside hydrolase family 20 protein, translated as MNKFLTLTFIFLSSLSFAQDIIPKPVSYTAGDGRFVFDEHTSVSVNSLDKGLMEIIANLQEAVKACSGFGVPVQKKNENSITFLHDNKLKDEAYEITVSTSKVILKAGSNKGFFYAYQSLLQLLSDEIYDRNSALVKLSLPVCNIKDEPRFVYRGLMLDVGRHMMPVSFVKKFIDLMAMYKFNQFHWHLTEDQGWRIEIKKYPKLTEIGAYRKESPLGHDSENRGDGKPYGGFYTQEEVKEVVAYATSKYINVIPEIEMPGHAVAALASYPELGCSGGPYEVRTRWGVAKDVYCPTEKTFAFLEDVLTEVMTLFPSKYIHIGGDECPKDSWKASEFCQDLIRKEGLKDEHELQSYFISRIDSFLTSKGRKLIGWDEILEGGLSPNATVMSWRGTEGGIEAAKQKHDVIMSPNSFHYLDYYQGDPISEPLAIGGFLPLEKVYSYEPLAEPLAPEELKHILGVQANLWTEYISTPEKVEYMLFPRALAVAETAWSTAENKEYSDFENRVKRHFGKLAKLKVNYAESIYNIKAALKTTNKGEVLVNLNNIETAPNILYTLDGSEPNRRSNKYDGKTGILVKKQTTVKASLFNENGQKYGNTFEADIRVNKATGKFYEYRSKKTKYTGNTEMALTDGQIGNEKNLQTWVGLEGGKLDLTIDLTAVNELSNLSIGFLHSPGSWVMFPSSLEVSVSKKGKKFKTLSSQSFNKGGELSQFVERIKVNLNGKKARYIKVTAGSFGELPEGHAGAGADAWLFVDEIEVN; from the coding sequence ATGAATAAGTTTTTAACACTAACTTTTATTTTCCTTTCTAGTTTGAGCTTTGCTCAAGATATCATTCCAAAACCGGTTTCATATACCGCAGGAGATGGTCGATTTGTTTTTGATGAACATACCTCTGTCTCAGTTAATTCTCTAGATAAAGGACTCATGGAAATAATTGCCAATCTTCAGGAGGCCGTAAAAGCATGTTCGGGTTTCGGAGTTCCTGTTCAGAAAAAGAATGAAAACTCAATAACTTTTCTACATGATAATAAGCTTAAAGATGAGGCATATGAAATTACCGTTTCCACCAGCAAGGTGATATTAAAGGCCGGTTCAAATAAAGGTTTCTTTTATGCTTATCAGTCACTTTTGCAGCTTCTTAGTGATGAAATTTATGATAGAAATAGTGCCTTGGTTAAACTAAGTCTGCCGGTGTGTAACATAAAAGACGAGCCTCGTTTTGTTTACAGAGGTCTGATGCTGGATGTAGGAAGGCACATGATGCCCGTAAGTTTTGTTAAGAAGTTTATTGACTTAATGGCCATGTATAAGTTCAATCAATTTCATTGGCATTTGACCGAGGACCAAGGGTGGCGAATTGAGATAAAGAAATATCCGAAATTAACAGAAATAGGAGCTTATAGAAAGGAGAGTCCTTTAGGACATGATAGCGAGAACAGAGGAGACGGAAAGCCTTATGGTGGATTTTACACACAGGAAGAAGTGAAAGAGGTGGTGGCTTACGCCACATCAAAGTATATAAATGTAATTCCGGAAATAGAAATGCCAGGTCATGCGGTGGCTGCCTTGGCTAGTTACCCTGAATTGGGCTGTAGTGGTGGGCCTTATGAAGTAAGAACTAGATGGGGTGTGGCAAAAGACGTTTACTGTCCTACTGAAAAGACGTTTGCTTTTTTGGAAGATGTGTTGACAGAAGTAATGACACTTTTTCCTTCAAAATATATCCATATTGGTGGTGATGAATGCCCAAAAGATAGCTGGAAGGCATCGGAATTTTGTCAAGACTTGATTAGAAAGGAAGGTCTTAAAGATGAGCACGAACTACAAAGCTATTTTATCTCTAGAATTGACAGTTTTCTAACTTCAAAAGGTCGGAAACTGATTGGGTGGGATGAGATATTAGAAGGTGGCCTTTCGCCAAATGCCACGGTGATGAGTTGGAGAGGAACTGAGGGTGGGATAGAAGCTGCCAAACAAAAACATGACGTAATTATGTCGCCTAATTCATTTCATTATTTAGATTATTATCAGGGCGACCCTATTTCTGAGCCCCTAGCGATAGGTGGATTTTTGCCTTTAGAAAAAGTATATTCTTATGAACCATTAGCCGAACCTTTAGCTCCCGAAGAACTAAAGCATATTTTGGGAGTGCAGGCTAATTTATGGACAGAGTACATTTCGACACCTGAAAAAGTAGAATATATGCTTTTCCCTAGGGCATTGGCGGTAGCGGAAACAGCTTGGTCTACAGCGGAGAATAAGGAATACTCTGATTTTGAAAATAGAGTTAAGAGACATTTTGGGAAACTGGCTAAGCTTAAAGTGAATTATGCTGAGTCTATTTATAATATCAAAGCAGCCTTGAAAACTACCAATAAAGGAGAGGTGCTGGTAAATCTTAATAATATAGAAACAGCACCTAATATTTTATATACTTTGGATGGTTCTGAACCGAATAGGAGGTCGAATAAGTATGACGGTAAAACTGGCATTCTTGTCAAAAAGCAGACCACAGTAAAAGCTAGTTTGTTTAATGAAAATGGTCAAAAATATGGTAATACTTTTGAAGCCGATATTAGGGTTAATAAAGCTACAGGTAAGTTTTATGAATACCGCTCAAAGAAAACGAAGTACACAGGTAATACAGAAATGGCTCTTACAGATGGTCAGATAGGAAATGAGAAAAACCTTCAAACGTGGGTGGGTTTAGAAGGAGGTAAATTAGACCTTACTATTGATTTAACTGCTGTGAATGAATTGTCAAATTTGAGCATTGGCTTCCTTCATTCGCCAGGTAGCTGGGTAATGTTTCCTAGTTCTTTAGAGGTGAGTGTTTCTAAAAAAGGTAAAAAGTTTAAAACGCTCAGCAGCCAGTCTTTTAATAAAGGCGGAGAATTATCTCAATTTGTAGAAAGAATAAAAGTAAATCTCAATGGTAAAAAAGCAAGGTACATTAAAGTAACTGCGGGCAGCTTTGGTGAACTTCCTGAAGGGCACGCAGGGGCTGGAGCAGATGCTTGGCTTTTTGTGGACGAGATTGAGGTGAATTAG
- a CDS encoding NAD(P)H-dependent oxidoreductase, whose translation MKYLIIYAHPLESSLNNYLKAVVEQKLSNHMHEVVVRDLNQLNFNPVLSDDDMVGQMKGIVSEDVKTEQEYITWADGIIMIYPIWWTGMPAIMKGYIDRVFSYGFAYRYDKGVQKGLLVGKSLYVFNTHGKSKEEYQEIGMDVALKLTSDTGIFTYSGLEIKKHFYFGQADRVEASVVEKWVLEITESFSA comes from the coding sequence ATGAAATATCTTATAATTTATGCTCATCCGCTAGAAAGTAGTCTAAATAATTATTTGAAGGCTGTAGTAGAGCAAAAACTCTCTAATCATATGCATGAAGTGGTAGTTAGAGATTTGAATCAGCTAAACTTTAATCCAGTTTTGTCTGACGATGATATGGTGGGGCAAATGAAAGGAATAGTATCTGAAGATGTTAAAACAGAACAGGAATACATCACTTGGGCAGATGGTATTATCATGATTTATCCTATTTGGTGGACAGGGATGCCAGCTATCATGAAAGGATATATTGACCGAGTTTTTTCTTATGGTTTTGCTTACCGTTATGATAAAGGCGTGCAGAAAGGTTTACTGGTTGGCAAATCACTTTATGTGTTTAATACGCATGGTAAGTCAAAAGAGGAATATCAAGAAATAGGAATGGACGTTGCTCTTAAATTAACCTCCGATACTGGAATTTTCACTTATTCAGGTTTGGAGATTAAGAAGCACTTTTACTTCGGACAGGCAGATAGGGTAGAAGCAAGTGTAGTAGAAAAGTGGGTTTTGGAGATTACGGAATCATTTAGTGCTTAG